The Elaeis guineensis isolate ETL-2024a chromosome 13, EG11, whole genome shotgun sequence genome includes a region encoding these proteins:
- the LOC105056237 gene encoding LOW QUALITY PROTEIN: alcohol acyltransferase 9 (The sequence of the model RefSeq protein was modified relative to this genomic sequence to represent the inferred CDS: inserted 4 bases in 4 codons), giving the protein MKREAMTESIEIPDCYYPREPTLVRPSSSTPRHRLYLSNLDDQKFLRFSIKYLYLYKRSVEVEVLKVSLSKVLVEYYPXAGRLKISEQDGEKLEVDCNGEGALFAEGYVDLSVAEFLEGSRRPNKSWKKLLHRVESQSFVSVPPLVVQVTHLSCGGXILSTSINHCLCDGIGSAQFLHAWAQTTAKPNANLPVTPFHGRYALKPRTPPCIPFFHPEFTGPPAGEPAMDLLTQFLLSQPLXPVAVTFSASQILHLKKQCIPSIKCTSFEVLASHVWRAWIKSLDPPPSLRVKLLFSVNVRKRLKPELPRGYYGNGFVLGCAETSVDQLVTSNAHYGVKLVQEAKGXLDDDYIRSMIDLLEERRGKPDLSSTLVISPWSKLGLEDLDFGVGRPLHMGPLASEIYCLFLPVIGDLNAFTMLVSVPQSIAERFEQYCLKGIGGREEKEDGGKEINGGRGY; this is encoded by the exons ATGAAACGGGAGGCCATGACAGAGTCCATAGAGATCCCAGACTGCTACTACCCAAGAGAGCCCACCTTGGTGAGGCCAAGCAGCAGCACACCAAGGCACCGCCTCTACCTCTCCAACCTCGATGATCAGAAGTTTCTGAGGTTCTCGATCAAGTACTTGTACTTGTATAAGAGATCAGTGGAGGTGGAGGTCTTGAAGGTGTCTCTGTCTAAGGTTTTGGTGGAGTACTACC TTGCAGGGAGACTAAAGATTAGTGAGCAGGATGGGGAGAAGCTGGAGGTGGACTGCAATGGTGAGGGGGCTCTCTTTGCTGAGGGGTATGTGGATCTCTCTGTGGCAGAATTTCTAGAAGGTTCTCGAAGGCCCAACAAGTCTTGGAAGAAGCTCTTACACAGGGTGGAATCTCAGAGCTTTGTCAGCGTTCCTCCACTTGTTGTTCAG GTGACTCATCTAAGCTGTGGGG TGATACTGAGTACCTCCATCAATCACTGCCTCTGTGATGGCATTGGATCGGCTCAATTTCTTCACGCATGGGCCCAAACCACGGCGAAACCCAATGCCAATCTCCCGGTCACCCCCTTCCACGGCCGCTACGCCCTGAAGCCCCGAACGCCACCATGCATCCCCTTCTTCCACCCTGAATTCACCGGACCGCCCGCTGGCGAGCCGGCCATGGACCTTCTCACCCAATTCCTCCTATCTCAGCCTC GTCCCGTGGCCGTGACCTTCTCCGCTTCGCAGATCCTGCACCTCAAGAAGCAGTGCATCCCCTCCATCAAGTGCACCTCCTTCGAAGTCCTGGCTTCTCACGTGTGGCGCGCCTGGATCAAGTCTCTGGACCCCCCGCCCTCACTTCGTGTCAAGCTCCTCTTCTCCGTCAACGTGCGCAAGAGGCTGAAGCCCGAGCTCCCACGAGGCTACTATGGCAATGGTTTCGTGCTTGGGTGCGCGGAGACTTCGGTCGACCAGTTGGTGACATCCAATGCACACTACGGTGTGAAACTGGTGCAAGAAGCCAAGG GCCTGGACGATGATTACATTCGGTCCATGATCGATCTGTTGGAGGAGAGGAGGGGAAAACCGGACCTCTCATCGACCTTGGTCATCTCGCCATGGTCGAAGCTTGGATTGGAGGACTTGGATTTCGGGGTGGGGAGGCCTCTTCACATGGGGCCTCTTGCTAGCGAGATATATTGCCTGTTCCTACCTGTGATCGGAGATTTGAATGCCTTCACCATGCTGGTATCGGTCCCTCAGAGCATCGCCGAGCGGTTCGAACAGTATTGCCTCAAGGGAATTGGTGgaagggaggagaaggaagatggtGGGAAGGAGATTAATGGAGGGAGAGGCTATTAG